From the Salmo trutta chromosome 2, fSalTru1.1, whole genome shotgun sequence genome, one window contains:
- the plcd3b gene encoding 1-phosphatidylinositol 4,5-bisphosphate phosphodiesterase delta-3-A isoform X2 — MLKGSSMVKVRSPRWQRRRTLKLLDDGVTVWCESDKFSSRSKAQQSFSVTDVECVREGLQSETLRQLTGSIPEGQCLTVVFKGARKSLDLRCQTDEEAQRWARGIRTLQERVENMTQKEKLDNWIHGYMKRADLNHDEKLSYEEVQGLLTMINIDLNEEYARNLFKKCDRSCDGRLDHGEIEVFCRELLRRPDLDTVFSRYSANGCVLSTVDLKDFLKDQGEDSSLIHAQSLILSYELNEWAQKNGYMTPNGFTMYMLSKENNVFDLDHARVYQDMTRSLAHYFISSSHNTYLTSDQVTGYSSTEAYIRALNQGCRCVELDCWDGDKGEPVIYHGHTLTSKVPFTEVIETIAEYAFKASPYPLILSLENHCSVEQQAVMARHLRSILGDMLLTKPLNEQQLQSLPSPEALKGKILVKGKKERVVELESSSSSSDLSSSEECECSHAESKKKEEKKPGVSKLSPELSDLVVYTRSVPFKGFDQAAKKPPTEMSSFSESEALKYVKESGKHFVRHNSHQLSRIYPSGQRLQSSNYDPQDMWNGGCQIVALNFQTAGEEMDLNRGRFLPNGLCGYVLKPSFLTRPDCNFNPENTGGGPGHDPTLLTIRVISAQQLPKPEWDKPSSIVDPQVWVETHGVPIDNNKKMTPRVDNNGFNPRWDCTFNFTLHVPELALVRFMVEDHDFTSRNDFLGQFTLPFTSLRTGYRHVHLLKVDGSSLSPTSLFIHVKVTPCHSSPSKASAKSPSSTKIVAISPAISPTTSQAKSPAKKH, encoded by the exons tctcGGTCACGGACGTGGAGTGTGTACGCGAGGGCTTGCAGTCGGAGACCCTGCGACAGCTGACGGGCTCAATTCCCGAGGGCCAGTGTCTCACTGTGGTGTTCAAGGGGGCCAGGAAGAGTCTGGACCTGCGGTGCCAGACTGACGAGGAGGCCCAGCGCTGGGCAAGGGGCATCAGGACCCtccaggagagggtggagaacATGACCCAGAAGGAAAAGCTGGACAA CTGGATCCATGGCTATATGAAACGGGCCGACCTGAACCATGACGAGAAGTTGAGCTACGAGGAGGTCCAGGGGCTGCTCACCATGATCAACATTGACCTAAATGAAGAGTATGCACGCAACCTCTTTAAG AAGTGTGACCGGTCGTGTGACGGTCGTCTGGACCACGGGGAAATCGAGGTGTTCTGTAGGGAGCTGTTGCGGCGGCCGGACCTGGACACCGTGTTTAGCCGCTACTCGGCTAACGGCTGTGTGCTCTCCACCGTGGACCTGAAGGACTTCCTGAAAGACCAGGGAGAGGACTCCTCGCTGATCCACGCTCAGAGTCTGATCCTCTCCTACGAGCTCAATGAGTGGG CCCAGAAGAATGGGTACATGACACCCAATGGTTTCACCATGTACATGCTGTCCAAGGAGAACAATGTGTTTGACCTGGACCACGCCAGGGTATACCAGGACATGACCAGATCTCTGGCCCACTACTTCATCTCCTCCTCACACAACACCTACCTCACCAGTGACCAGGTTACTGGCTACAGCAGCACGGAGGCTTATATCAG GGCTCTGAACCAAGGCTGTCGCTGTGTGGAGTTAGACTGTTGGGATGGGGACAAAGGGGAGCCGGTCATCTACCACGGTCACACACTCACCTCCAAAGTGCCCTTCACAGAAGTCATCGAGACCATCGCCGAGTACGCCTTCAAA GCGTCTCCGTACCCTCTAATCCTGTCCCTTGAGAACCACTGCAGTGTGGAGCAGCAGGCGGTCATGGCCCGACACCTGCGCTCCATCCTGGGGGACATGCTGCTCACCAAGCCCCTCAATGAGCAACAGCTCCAGAGCCTGCCCTCACCAGAG GCGCTGAAAGGGAAGATCCTGGTGaaggggaagaaggagagagtggTGGAGCTGGAGAGCTCCTCCAGTTCTTCAGACCTCAGCTCCTCGGAGGAGTGTGAGTGTAGCCATGCAGAGAGCAaaaagaaggaggagaagaag CCGGGTGTCTCTAAGCTGAGTCCAGAGCTGTCAGACCTGGTGGTGTACACACGCAGTGTTCCCTTTAAAGGCTTTGACCAGGCAGCAAAGAAACCCCCTACAGAGATGTCCTCCTTCTCCGAGAGCGAAGCCCTCAAATACGTCAAAGAATCAG GGAAGCATTTTGTCCGTCACAACAGCCATCAGTTGAGCAGGATATATCCCTCAGGACAACGCCTGCAGTCCTCCAACTACGATCCCCAGGATATGTGGAACGGCGGTTGCCAGATTG TGGCGCTGAACTTCCAGACGGCAGGGGAAGAGATGGACCTGAACCGGGGGCGCTTTTTACCCAACGGCCTTTGCGGATACGTCCTCAAGCCCTCCTTCCTGACCCGCCCCGACTGCAACTTCAACCCCGAGAACACGGGGGGAGGACCCGGACACGACCCCACCCTCCTCACCATACGG GTGATCTCGGCCCAGCAGCTTCCCAAGCCAGAGTGGGATAAACCCAGCTCCATCGTGGACCCTCAGGTGTGGGTGGAGACCCATGGCGTTCCCATCGACAACAACAAGAAGATGACCCCCCGCGTGGACAACAATg GGTTTAACCCTCGGTGGGACTGTACCTTCAACTTCACTCTGCATGTCCCTGAGCTGGCTCTGGTGCGCTTCATGGTGGAGGACCACGACTTCACCTCCAGAAACGACTTTCTGGGACAGTTCACCCTGCCCTTCACCAGCCTCCGCACAG GTTACCGTCATGTCCACCTGCTGAAGGTCGATGGTTCCAGCCTGTCACCCACTTCTCTGTTCATCCATGTTAAGGTCACCCCCTGCCACAGTAGCCCCTCCAAGGCCTCAGCCAAATCTCCGTCCTCAACCAAGATCGTAGCCATATCACCAGCCATATCTCCAACCACGTCCCAAGCCAAATCGCCAGCCAAGAAGCATTAA